Proteins from a genomic interval of Pseudomonas sp. RC10:
- a CDS encoding TonB-dependent receptor has translation MTKPRLTFLLPLFGSVTLPVAAEQNENTEPSGTLNLSEVVVSATRTRESIASIPGSVQVIDADQVRHQSTAGRRVSDIVGQLVPGLAPGTGGMSNFGQTLRGRSLLVLIDGVSQNSTRDNFRQLNSISPESIERIEVISGASSIYGAGASGGIINIITKRNQGETLGLRSKVGISAANNLQSQGFAYEAFQSVTGRAGPWDGYLSAALTQRDDQFDGNGKRIAQDTSQGSNLDTETYDLQARFGYELDAERALRLSLQDYKDQQKTRYSKDPKNRDEAVALKGLILGDQPHTRNQAINLDYSDSNFFEQSLQLESYWRRADALFFPDLRRGKAGVSDNNSVQDVYGLRAAIQTALPTLGNVTGHLVWGADYDRERSRQRGDQYTVDGLTYRKTGTTFELGPDLETTTRALFGQVSFDLGDWTVRGGVRRAWVESQVRDSIAYGEIVRTGRWSTLPGETLKYDATLYNLGAVYRLSETQEIFANFSQGFSLPDIQRYLRDVSSTYDISQLNAQALKVDSHELGWRANGDKWHTQITIYENTSDVTQFYDARDRVLRLINQNERVRGIETDVAYRLSDVWNTGGTYSWVKGETRQAGKWIDLPATRVSPAKTTVFAEYAPDRYSIRLQALHLANYDAAAKDNNGRSIDSYTLFDLLGSTQLPVGRMEGGIYNMNNRQYQTLFSQATARAPFTHAQGRTVGISYALDF, from the coding sequence ATGACAAAACCCCGCCTCACTTTTCTGCTGCCTTTATTCGGCTCTGTAACCCTGCCTGTGGCTGCCGAGCAAAACGAAAACACCGAGCCATCGGGCACCTTGAATCTTTCCGAGGTCGTGGTTTCCGCGACACGGACCCGGGAAAGCATCGCGTCGATTCCGGGGTCGGTGCAGGTCATCGATGCTGATCAGGTTCGTCACCAGAGCACTGCGGGGCGTCGGGTGTCAGACATCGTCGGGCAATTGGTGCCAGGACTTGCGCCGGGCACAGGTGGCATGAGCAATTTCGGCCAGACATTGCGAGGTCGCAGCCTGCTGGTGTTGATCGATGGGGTATCGCAGAACTCGACGCGAGACAACTTCCGGCAACTGAACAGTATTTCTCCCGAGAGCATCGAACGAATCGAGGTGATCTCTGGCGCCAGTAGCATCTACGGTGCAGGGGCGTCGGGCGGAATCATCAATATCATTACCAAACGCAATCAGGGCGAGACGCTCGGATTGCGCAGCAAGGTGGGCATCAGCGCAGCCAATAACCTGCAGTCGCAGGGTTTTGCCTACGAAGCCTTTCAAAGCGTGACGGGCCGTGCAGGCCCTTGGGACGGGTATCTCTCGGCTGCACTGACACAACGCGACGATCAGTTCGACGGCAACGGCAAGCGCATTGCGCAGGACACTTCTCAGGGCAGCAATCTGGACACCGAGACCTATGACCTGCAGGCCAGATTCGGCTATGAACTGGATGCTGAACGCGCATTGAGGCTGTCGCTGCAGGACTACAAGGACCAGCAAAAAACCCGTTACAGCAAAGACCCGAAAAATCGGGACGAGGCCGTGGCGCTTAAAGGACTGATCCTCGGAGATCAACCTCATACGCGCAATCAAGCCATCAATCTGGACTACAGCGACAGCAATTTTTTCGAACAGAGTCTGCAGCTGGAAAGCTACTGGCGGCGCGCCGATGCGCTCTTCTTCCCCGACCTTCGCCGTGGCAAAGCTGGCGTTTCCGATAACAACAGCGTGCAGGATGTGTACGGCTTGCGAGCCGCCATTCAAACCGCCCTGCCCACCCTCGGCAACGTTACCGGGCATCTGGTGTGGGGCGCCGACTACGATCGCGAAAGGTCCCGACAGCGCGGTGATCAGTACACCGTCGATGGCCTGACCTACCGCAAGACCGGCACCACTTTTGAGCTGGGGCCTGATCTCGAAACCACCACCAGGGCACTGTTCGGCCAGGTGTCCTTTGATCTGGGCGACTGGACCGTGCGAGGAGGCGTGCGCCGAGCATGGGTCGAGAGCCAGGTCAGAGACAGCATCGCTTATGGCGAAATCGTTCGGACCGGACGCTGGTCGACCTTGCCGGGTGAAACGCTCAAGTACGATGCCACGCTCTACAACCTGGGTGCTGTTTACCGCTTGAGCGAGACGCAGGAAATTTTCGCCAACTTCAGCCAAGGCTTTTCATTGCCTGATATTCAGCGCTATTTGCGTGACGTCAGCAGCACCTACGACATCAGCCAGCTCAATGCCCAAGCGTTGAAGGTCGACAGCCATGAACTGGGCTGGCGCGCGAATGGGGACAAATGGCACACCCAGATAACAATTTATGAAAACACCTCCGACGTGACCCAGTTCTACGACGCGCGGGACCGCGTGCTGAGGTTAATCAATCAGAACGAACGCGTGAGAGGAATCGAAACCGATGTGGCCTATCGTCTGAGTGACGTCTGGAATACGGGCGGGACCTATTCGTGGGTAAAAGGGGAAACACGCCAGGCGGGCAAATGGATCGACCTGCCGGCGACGCGCGTGTCACCGGCCAAAACAACCGTCTTTGCCGAATATGCGCCCGACCGTTACTCCATCCGTCTGCAAGCGTTGCATCTCGCCAACTACGACGCCGCCGCCAAAGACAATAATGGTCGCTCCATTGATAGTTACACCCTGTTTGATCTTCTGGGTTCGACACAACTGCCGGTGGGACGTATGGAAGGCGGTATCTATAACATGAACAATCGTCAGTACCAGACACTATTCAGCCAAGCCACCGCTCGTGCGCCTTTTACGCACGCTCAGGGCCGAACGGTAGGAATCAGTTATGCACTGGATTTCTGA
- a CDS encoding AAA family ATPase: MKILAIRLKNLASLAGPFELDFTAEPLASAGLFAITGPTGAGKSTLLDALCLALFGAIPRLNNIGQSRVPEIDGDISTADPRNLLRRGTGSGYAEVDFVGIDKRRYRARWETNRARDNATKKLQNSRQTLTDLDSEQILSTQNKTEYKTLLEARLGLNFEQFTRAVMLAQSEFSAFLKADDKERSELLEKLTDTAIYSQLGRRAYVKSKEAEEALKTLNAQAGNLTPLEPEPRAELEQRFTDAQEQLKWGQAQLRQLELKQQWFAELNRLRDSHLAANEQLASAQQTWDQQASERLQSSQLERLTPQRHLFAQRKKLDDQLAPLAARIQAQTEQLNQTQATLTALDAQLTTAHAALQQAQDAQQNARPSLNEAFQQQVQLNHLSTELQQISGQAQVAQLASNEGQAALDQWIEQQRQVEARLQSIAEQLQNSAVLDALSQSWAAYRPRLQQLVLVSSRLNKGREELPALEQASTRAEQALSERRSALQALYDDAEVKADAVSQEIERLGQLLQDNRQQHSASDSLERLWQRHQDIASRLQDVQAQQQHATERRAQSIAKGLQLKGEHEAAQQALNVTVELLQRQRLARSASVEQLRDQLVDQQPCPVCGSEDHPYHQSDALLQALSGHDDGEEAAARLKVSQLSETLAELRAEVLELNNQLKQSKPQLDQLGEQLQKLAPELEAHPLHPRLLEQPEAQRSGWLSERLHQLAQDILAAEQRQTRLLKVQRDAESLQHQVQEARDASQQAMKLLDDQQRNISLDNQTFETALQEFEPLLPAESLPLWRESATESFMQLDNDIASRVQQLDQQKEEQQEHSERTQKIEREQFAQQGRLQQHQQLQQRLDASQQQQQAVQQRLQEILGEQASAEAWQQHLEQTVEQARQTQATTTDALQQARAESIKLTAERDSEQQRLQTLEQEVTDLARQIGEWRNQHTELDDAALDTLLGLSDEAVNQLRQRLQQSEKALEQSKVLVQEREAQWQQHQAQHSDISDAEQLATALAEAQAQTATHDQLCADLRAQISEDERRRTANSELQARIKAAHDEYLRWGRLATLIGSAEGDKFRKIAQAYNLDLLVHHANAQLKQLVRRYRLKRGGSMLGLLVMDTEMGDELRSVHSLSGGETFLVSLALALGLASMASSTLKIESLFIDEGFGSLDPESLQLAMDALDGLQAQGRKVGVISHVQEMHERIPVQIQVRRQGNGLSTIEVT, translated from the coding sequence CTGCCGACCCGCGCAACCTGCTGCGTCGCGGCACGGGCAGTGGCTATGCCGAGGTGGATTTCGTCGGCATCGACAAACGCCGCTATCGCGCCCGCTGGGAGACCAACCGCGCCCGCGACAACGCCACCAAAAAGCTGCAAAACAGCCGCCAGACCCTGACCGATCTGGACAGCGAACAGATTCTCAGCACCCAGAACAAAACCGAATACAAAACCCTGCTCGAAGCGCGGCTCGGCCTGAATTTCGAACAGTTCACCCGCGCCGTGATGCTGGCGCAAAGCGAGTTCAGCGCCTTCCTCAAAGCCGACGACAAAGAGCGCAGCGAGCTGCTGGAAAAGCTCACCGACACGGCGATCTACAGCCAGTTGGGCCGTCGCGCCTACGTCAAAAGCAAAGAGGCCGAAGAGGCGCTGAAAACCCTCAACGCCCAGGCCGGGAACCTGACGCCCCTCGAACCCGAGCCGCGCGCCGAATTGGAACAGCGTTTCACCGACGCGCAGGAACAGCTGAAATGGGGTCAGGCGCAACTGCGTCAGCTGGAACTCAAGCAGCAGTGGTTCGCCGAATTGAATCGCCTGCGCGACAGTCATCTGGCGGCCAATGAACAACTGGCCAGCGCGCAGCAGACCTGGGATCAACAAGCCAGCGAGCGCCTGCAATCGAGCCAACTGGAGCGACTAACACCTCAGCGGCACCTGTTCGCTCAGCGTAAAAAGCTCGACGATCAACTGGCCCCGCTGGCGGCGCGCATTCAGGCGCAGACCGAACAGCTGAATCAGACGCAAGCGACGCTGACGGCCCTCGACGCGCAACTGACCACCGCACACGCGGCCCTGCAACAGGCACAGGACGCCCAACAAAACGCCAGGCCTTCACTGAACGAAGCCTTCCAGCAACAGGTGCAGCTCAATCATCTGAGCACCGAGCTGCAACAGATCAGCGGGCAGGCGCAGGTCGCTCAGCTCGCCAGCAACGAAGGTCAGGCGGCGCTGGATCAATGGATCGAGCAGCAGCGTCAGGTTGAAGCCCGTTTGCAATCCATCGCCGAACAGCTGCAAAACAGCGCGGTGCTGGATGCGCTGAGCCAGTCGTGGGCGGCCTATCGCCCGCGACTGCAACAGCTCGTGCTGGTCAGTTCCCGCCTGAACAAAGGCCGCGAAGAATTGCCCGCGCTGGAACAGGCTTCGACCCGCGCCGAACAAGCATTGAGCGAGCGGCGAAGCGCGTTGCAAGCGCTGTATGACGACGCCGAGGTCAAGGCCGACGCGGTGAGCCAAGAAATCGAACGCCTCGGGCAACTGTTGCAAGACAATCGCCAACAGCACAGCGCCAGCGATTCATTGGAACGCCTGTGGCAGCGGCATCAGGACATCGCCAGCCGTCTGCAAGACGTGCAGGCCCAACAGCAACATGCCACCGAACGCCGCGCGCAAAGCATCGCCAAAGGCCTGCAACTCAAGGGCGAGCACGAAGCCGCGCAACAGGCCTTGAACGTCACCGTCGAGTTGCTGCAACGGCAGCGCCTGGCCCGTAGCGCCAGCGTCGAGCAACTGCGCGACCAATTGGTCGATCAGCAGCCCTGTCCGGTATGCGGCAGCGAAGATCACCCGTATCACCAGTCCGATGCCTTGCTGCAAGCGCTGTCCGGCCATGACGACGGCGAAGAAGCGGCGGCGCGCCTGAAGGTCAGTCAGCTCAGCGAAACCCTGGCCGAACTGCGCGCCGAAGTGCTGGAGCTGAACAACCAGCTCAAGCAGTCCAAACCTCAACTGGATCAGCTCGGCGAACAGCTTCAGAAACTGGCACCCGAGCTGGAAGCCCACCCGCTGCATCCGCGTCTGCTGGAGCAACCCGAGGCCCAGCGCAGCGGCTGGCTGAGCGAGCGACTGCACCAATTGGCGCAGGACATCCTCGCCGCCGAGCAGCGCCAGACCCGTTTGCTGAAAGTGCAGCGCGACGCCGAATCCCTGCAACATCAAGTTCAGGAAGCGCGGGACGCCAGTCAGCAGGCGATGAAACTGCTGGACGATCAACAACGGAATATCTCGCTCGACAATCAGACCTTCGAAACGGCGTTGCAGGAGTTCGAACCGCTGCTGCCTGCCGAGAGCCTTCCGCTGTGGCGTGAATCCGCGACCGAATCGTTCATGCAGCTGGACAACGACATCGCCTCGCGCGTCCAGCAACTCGACCAGCAAAAGGAAGAGCAGCAGGAACACAGTGAGCGCACGCAGAAAATCGAACGTGAACAATTCGCGCAACAAGGCCGCCTGCAACAGCATCAGCAGCTGCAACAACGGCTCGACGCCAGCCAGCAGCAACAGCAGGCCGTCCAGCAACGTTTGCAGGAAATCCTTGGCGAACAGGCCAGTGCTGAAGCGTGGCAACAGCATCTGGAACAGACCGTCGAACAGGCGCGCCAGACCCAGGCGACCACCACAGACGCCTTGCAGCAGGCCCGTGCCGAGTCGATCAAACTGACCGCCGAACGGGACAGCGAGCAGCAACGCTTGCAGACGCTGGAGCAGGAAGTGACGGATCTGGCGCGTCAGATCGGCGAGTGGCGCAATCAGCACACGGAACTGGACGATGCGGCGCTCGACACCCTGCTGGGCCTGAGCGACGAGGCGGTCAACCAGTTGCGCCAACGCTTGCAACAGAGTGAGAAAGCACTGGAACAGAGCAAGGTGCTGGTGCAGGAGCGCGAGGCGCAGTGGCAGCAACATCAGGCGCAGCACAGCGACATCAGCGATGCCGAACAACTGGCGACGGCACTGGCCGAAGCGCAGGCCCAAACGGCCACCCATGACCAACTGTGCGCCGACCTTCGTGCGCAGATCAGCGAAGACGAACGTCGCCGCACTGCCAACAGCGAGTTGCAGGCGCGCATCAAGGCCGCCCACGACGAATACCTGCGTTGGGGCCGTCTGGCGACGCTGATCGGCTCGGCGGAGGGCGACAAATTCCGCAAGATCGCCCAGGCCTACAACCTCGATTTGCTGGTCCATCACGCCAACGCCCAGCTCAAGCAACTGGTGCGCCGCTACCGCCTCAAGCGCGGCGGCAGCATGCTCGGCCTGCTGGTGATGGACACGGAAATGGGCGACGAACTGCGCTCGGTGCATTCGTTGTCAGGGGGCGAGACGTTCCTCGTCTCGCTGGCGTTGGCCCTTGGATTGGCGTCTATGGCGTCGAGCACGCTGAAGATCGAGTCGCTGTTCATCGACGAAGGCTTCGGCAGCCTGGACCCTGAATCGCTGCAACTGGCGATGGATGCGCTGGATGGCTTGCAGGCCCAAGGCCGTAAGGTCGGGGTGATTTCCCACGTGCAGGAAATGCACGAGCGAATTCCGGTGCAGATTCAAGTGCGCCGTCAGGGCAACGGCCTCAGCACAATTGAGGTCACCTGA
- a CDS encoding glutathione S-transferase, whose protein sequence is MTALLYSFRRCPYAMRARMAVAYAGVSVETVEVSLKAKPPEMLERSPKGTVPVLVLDDQVLEQSLDIMRWALAQNDPDDWSMASDPEAQRQIAELIAENDGSFKTDLDRYKYAVRYPEFTQAEYRARGEVFLGRLEGLLSGRDFLITGHLTLADTALAPFVRQFCYVDPEWFWQSHYPKLQGWLKRFLESALFVKAMAKSV, encoded by the coding sequence ATGACCGCCCTGCTCTATTCCTTTCGCCGCTGCCCCTACGCCATGCGAGCGCGCATGGCCGTGGCGTATGCCGGCGTATCGGTCGAAACCGTGGAAGTCAGCCTCAAGGCCAAACCGCCGGAAATGCTTGAACGCTCGCCAAAAGGCACCGTGCCGGTTCTGGTGCTGGACGATCAGGTGCTGGAACAAAGCCTGGACATCATGCGCTGGGCGCTGGCGCAGAACGACCCGGACGATTGGTCGATGGCGTCCGATCCCGAGGCGCAGCGACAGATCGCTGAGTTGATCGCGGAAAACGACGGCTCGTTCAAGACTGATCTGGATCGCTACAAATACGCCGTGCGTTATCCCGAGTTCACTCAGGCCGAATACCGCGCGCGGGGGGAAGTGTTTCTGGGGAGGCTGGAGGGATTGCTGAGCGGACGGGACTTTCTGATCACCGGCCATTTGACTTTGGCCGATACCGCCCTGGCGCCGTTCGTACGGCAGTTTTGCTACGTCGATCCAGAGTGGTTCTGGCAAAGTCATTATCCGAAGTTGCAGGGGTGGCTGAAGCGGTTTCTGGAATCGGCGTTGTTTGTGAAGGCGATGGCCAAATCGGTGTAG
- a CDS encoding DUF5629 family protein — protein sequence MTTTPQTLRAALQTALTSQAMLEVDGLHAFEFTLDEMLQIESMDGRERKVWRFSLAQVDAAEFDSALQSWVINDGNADHRILVLEAFAAGDDEEDE from the coding sequence ATGACCACCACACCCCAAACCCTGCGCGCCGCCCTGCAAACCGCCCTGACGTCCCAAGCCATGCTGGAAGTCGACGGCCTGCACGCCTTCGAATTCACCCTGGATGAAATGCTGCAGATCGAAAGCATGGACGGCCGCGAGCGCAAGGTCTGGCGCTTTTCCCTCGCTCAGGTCGACGCTGCCGAATTCGACAGCGCCTTGCAAAGCTGGGTGATCAACGACGGCAACGCCGACCATCGCATTCTGGTGCTCGAAGCGTTCGCGGCCGGCGATGATGAAGAAGACGAGTAA
- a CDS encoding lactonase family protein, translated as MTPRILPWLALASSLTVFTVQAKPMTDYDVLVGAYTAGASEGIYRYGFNTQTGQLDAKPRQVIKSENPSWLTLSKDQRHLFAVNENGPGQTDVVGKVSSFAIDPKTHAVSFINQIDSKSDEPTHSNLSADGRFLFVANYAVHPDPGGSLAVVPVGKDGKLSPVVQTATHEASKVNPERQASSHVHSAVPTPDGKYLIAMDLGADKMFVFNYDGKQTQPLKPAKTPSVDLPPGSGPRHLLFSKDGKHAWLTMEMSGQVAVFDYHDGAFKRTQLVDLAKQDGQQYRAAGGLHTSPDGKFLYVANRGDINELLVFSINAGNGQLKEIQRRSVEGKEPREFAFDPSGHFLLIANQKSNQIVTVRVDPKTGVLGDTVQKVDFDSPSDFRFLTH; from the coding sequence ATGACACCCAGAATCCTGCCCTGGCTGGCCCTCGCCAGCAGCCTCACCGTTTTCACCGTTCAGGCCAAACCCATGACCGATTACGACGTGCTGGTGGGCGCTTACACCGCCGGCGCGAGTGAAGGCATCTACCGTTACGGCTTCAACACTCAGACTGGCCAACTCGACGCTAAGCCCCGGCAGGTCATCAAGAGCGAAAACCCCTCTTGGCTGACCCTGTCCAAAGACCAGCGCCACCTGTTCGCCGTCAACGAAAACGGCCCCGGCCAGACCGACGTGGTTGGCAAGGTCAGCAGTTTCGCCATTGATCCCAAAACCCATGCCGTCTCGTTCATCAACCAGATCGACAGCAAAAGTGATGAGCCGACCCACTCGAACCTCAGCGCCGATGGCCGCTTCCTGTTCGTCGCCAACTACGCCGTGCACCCCGATCCCGGCGGCTCGCTGGCCGTGGTTCCAGTCGGCAAGGATGGCAAGTTGTCTCCCGTGGTGCAGACCGCCACCCACGAAGCCAGCAAGGTCAACCCTGAGCGCCAGGCCTCGTCCCACGTCCACTCGGCCGTGCCCACGCCTGATGGCAAATACCTGATCGCCATGGACCTGGGCGCCGACAAGATGTTCGTCTTCAACTACGACGGCAAACAGACTCAGCCCCTGAAACCCGCGAAAACCCCGTCCGTTGACCTGCCACCGGGCAGCGGCCCGCGCCATCTGCTGTTCAGCAAGGACGGCAAACACGCGTGGCTGACCATGGAAATGAGCGGTCAGGTCGCGGTATTCGACTACCACGACGGCGCCTTTAAACGTACGCAACTGGTCGATCTGGCCAAGCAGGACGGCCAGCAATACCGCGCCGCCGGTGGCCTGCACACCTCGCCGGACGGCAAATTCCTCTACGTCGCCAACCGCGGCGACATCAACGAACTGCTGGTCTTCAGCATTAACGCCGGTAACGGTCAGCTCAAGGAAATCCAGCGCCGTTCCGTGGAAGGCAAGGAGCCCCGTGAGTTCGCCTTCGACCCCAGCGGCCACTTCCTGCTGATCGCCAATCAGAAAAGCAACCAGATCGTCACCGTCCGCGTCGACCCGAAAACCGGCGTTCTGGGCGATACCGTGCAGAAAGTCGACTTCGATTCCCCCTCCGATTTCCGCTTTCTCACGCATTGA
- a CDS encoding IucA/IucC family protein — MSPLHALMPENVTSHLRHGINSSIFTHHRITEENVTIALQKSSQRALQRLTQAMLREGIIQSNTLTLLPDGNRSLPLTSTTELVFEDLIDHRMSAWSLGGRVLIHHKGLPASPLTLPSELLEYVLAVSDDIADADVLTRLSAEIDNSFMNDILCVAFHDAWSRRLAASSREHGSNSFLADLRDTPAVNTSLVLEQWGTTGHPWHPNYKTKLGLSPRQVIDYSPEFDARFEVILCAVHRDFIHIESLPGSPEYRDWLAQWFPEPLHKLDSLLHAQGLNASDYFPLPVHPWQASETLPSLFADELSDRLLVMSRIKAFTAHPTMSFRTVLPEASRTAPMVKLPVGLRLTSVQRTLSPRSACMGPRVSALLMRILNAEPEVQKTLIVVPECIGLHFKSHRPSDDRERHLSVLYRTNPNDLLNPGEIAVPVGSLFAPDHRDEPLLRQWILLSEGNDSPQAASDFLDRYLYAALPGLMAMYLLYGFAFEAHQQNSFMVMDVNGQPSRLLLRDFGDIRIDRKTLNQRGFDLLLKDPAMTLYEDTGFVRDKLLHTAFMCHFGELILLISRHWELTESDLWEALSAHVNCCFDDLKERTEPGRWHAEREALLVNDWPAKSFLRMRLRDSPIDIVRRLKNPLNHERHAR, encoded by the coding sequence GTGAGCCCGCTACACGCTTTAATGCCTGAAAACGTAACGTCCCATTTAAGGCATGGGATCAACTCTTCCATTTTCACGCATCACCGCATCACCGAAGAAAACGTAACTATTGCGCTTCAAAAATCGTCACAACGAGCCTTGCAACGTTTGACACAAGCAATGTTAAGAGAAGGGATAATTCAGTCGAATACACTCACACTGCTACCAGATGGCAATCGCTCATTACCGTTAACTTCTACTACCGAACTTGTATTCGAGGATCTGATTGATCACCGAATGAGTGCCTGGTCATTAGGTGGCAGGGTACTCATTCATCACAAGGGACTGCCTGCCTCCCCCCTCACACTGCCTTCAGAACTTCTGGAGTATGTGCTAGCTGTCTCAGATGACATCGCAGATGCAGACGTTTTGACGCGCCTGTCTGCCGAAATCGATAACAGCTTCATGAACGACATCCTCTGCGTGGCGTTTCACGACGCTTGGAGCAGACGTTTGGCTGCGTCCTCGCGTGAGCACGGTTCAAACTCATTCCTTGCCGACTTGCGCGATACACCTGCCGTCAATACCAGCCTCGTTCTGGAGCAATGGGGTACAACCGGACACCCTTGGCATCCCAATTACAAAACGAAACTGGGACTGTCACCCCGCCAAGTGATCGATTACTCCCCAGAGTTCGACGCCCGTTTTGAAGTCATTCTGTGCGCCGTGCACAGAGACTTTATCCATATCGAATCCTTGCCCGGATCACCTGAGTATAGGGACTGGTTAGCTCAATGGTTTCCTGAGCCGCTGCACAAACTTGATAGCCTGCTTCACGCACAAGGCCTTAATGCCAGCGATTACTTCCCGCTCCCTGTCCATCCTTGGCAGGCGAGCGAAACACTCCCATCACTCTTCGCTGATGAACTCAGTGACCGCCTGCTCGTGATGTCCCGGATAAAGGCATTCACAGCACATCCCACCATGTCATTCAGGACTGTTTTACCTGAGGCGAGCCGAACCGCTCCCATGGTCAAACTGCCTGTGGGCCTGCGCCTGACCAGCGTTCAGCGCACCCTTTCCCCGAGGTCTGCGTGCATGGGGCCCAGAGTGTCGGCGCTGCTGATGCGCATCCTCAATGCTGAACCTGAAGTTCAGAAAACGCTCATCGTTGTCCCTGAATGTATAGGGCTGCACTTCAAATCCCATCGACCATCGGATGATCGTGAACGTCACCTGTCGGTGCTTTACCGAACCAATCCGAATGACCTGCTGAACCCCGGCGAAATAGCTGTCCCTGTCGGAAGTCTGTTCGCACCCGATCACCGCGATGAACCTTTGCTGCGTCAGTGGATTTTGCTCTCAGAGGGCAATGACAGCCCTCAGGCGGCGAGCGACTTTCTAGACCGTTACCTCTATGCCGCCCTTCCAGGGCTCATGGCGATGTACCTGTTGTATGGGTTTGCCTTTGAAGCCCATCAACAAAACAGCTTCATGGTGATGGACGTGAACGGGCAGCCCTCCCGCTTATTGCTGCGGGATTTCGGTGACATCCGGATCGACCGAAAAACCCTGAATCAACGAGGCTTTGACCTGCTGCTCAAAGATCCGGCAATGACACTGTATGAAGACACCGGTTTTGTCAGGGATAAATTGCTGCACACCGCTTTCATGTGCCATTTCGGTGAGCTGATTCTGTTGATTTCTCGACACTGGGAACTGACGGAGTCCGATCTCTGGGAAGCCCTCAGCGCCCACGTTAACTGTTGTTTCGACGACCTTAAAGAACGCACCGAACCTGGACGTTGGCATGCAGAGCGTGAGGCATTGCTGGTCAATGACTGGCCCGCAAAATCCTTTCTTCGAATGCGATTGAGGGACAGCCCCATCGATATCGTCAGGCGCCTCAAGAATCCTCTGAACCACGAACGCCATGCGCGCTGA
- a CDS encoding MFS transporter — protein MRADQRVMRALLLIQLISMGAMEMSGPFWPLHMQTLLSPHDQDYSGLLAGLVYAGPMLTAMIFTPYWGRLGDRVGHKLMLIRALIALAICQSLAGLVTDPWLLIVMRMAQGGLAGFLAAAQAYALSLNLQNGQGRTITKLQSATAVGSLAGPVVGGWLMESYSFAVLCHLAAVLCACCALVSFRLPDTSDRSKSSHRLNTPLPRGWIGALLLIIVLIQAAKVMPQPFYALYVTQVLHATPSLIGITYAVSAASLALSAPLWGRLFDQWQPPKVLQVIEWVIWLSALTVAIGALANEWLTFVVSRLLWGVWQGALLPVAYALIASTLPQPRHGFALGLGNSAAKAGALAGVLVGGIGMSFMGLLNSFWLVASTYVIAALAVRAIRATHTAAICPRYSSTPGKT, from the coding sequence ATGCGCGCTGACCAACGCGTGATGCGAGCACTGCTGCTGATTCAGTTGATCTCGATGGGAGCCATGGAAATGAGCGGCCCATTCTGGCCACTGCATATGCAGACACTCCTCAGCCCCCACGATCAGGACTACAGCGGGCTACTGGCCGGTCTTGTCTATGCTGGACCGATGCTGACCGCCATGATTTTCACGCCGTACTGGGGGCGGCTGGGCGATCGGGTAGGCCACAAGCTGATGCTCATCAGAGCATTGATTGCATTGGCGATCTGCCAGAGCCTTGCGGGCCTGGTCACAGACCCGTGGCTGCTCATCGTCATGCGAATGGCACAAGGCGGACTCGCGGGATTTCTGGCCGCCGCACAGGCTTATGCACTAAGCCTGAACCTCCAAAATGGGCAGGGACGTACGATTACGAAGCTGCAATCGGCCACGGCCGTAGGATCGCTGGCAGGTCCCGTGGTCGGGGGCTGGCTGATGGAGTCCTACAGCTTTGCAGTGCTGTGCCATCTCGCGGCGGTACTCTGCGCCTGTTGCGCACTCGTCAGTTTCAGGCTTCCTGATACAAGCGACCGATCCAAATCATCGCATAGACTGAATACACCGCTTCCTCGGGGATGGATTGGCGCCCTGCTTCTGATCATCGTGCTCATTCAAGCCGCGAAGGTCATGCCGCAGCCTTTCTACGCGCTCTACGTCACGCAGGTTCTGCATGCGACACCTAGTCTGATCGGCATCACCTACGCCGTGAGCGCGGCATCCCTCGCCTTATCGGCCCCCCTTTGGGGTCGGCTTTTTGATCAATGGCAACCGCCCAAAGTCCTTCAGGTCATCGAGTGGGTGATCTGGCTAAGCGCGTTGACGGTCGCTATTGGAGCATTGGCCAATGAGTGGCTGACGTTCGTGGTGAGTCGACTGCTCTGGGGCGTATGGCAAGGCGCACTACTCCCCGTCGCCTACGCATTGATTGCGAGCACCCTGCCGCAACCCCGCCATGGCTTCGCCCTGGGCCTGGGCAACAGCGCAGCCAAAGCTGGCGCTCTTGCAGGTGTGCTCGTCGGCGGCATCGGCATGAGCTTCATGGGCCTGCTCAACAGCTTCTGGCTTGTTGCATCGACCTACGTCATCGCGGCCTTGGCGGTTCGAGCCATTCGCGCCACGCACACAGCTGCTATCTGCCCTCGTTATTCTTCAACACCTGGAAAAACCTGA